From Oncorhynchus gorbuscha isolate QuinsamMale2020 ecotype Even-year unplaced genomic scaffold, OgorEven_v1.0 Un_scaffold_1956, whole genome shotgun sequence, the proteins below share one genomic window:
- the LOC124017352 gene encoding lens fiber major intrinsic protein-like: MWEFRSMTFWRAVFAEFFGTMFFVFFGMGAALRWTTGPNHILHVALCFGLAAATMIQSIGHISGGHINPAVTFAYLVGSQMSLFRAFFYWAAQILGAVAGAAVLYGVTPNNMRGNMALNTLQPGISLGMGTTVEVFLTMQLVICIFAVTDERRNGRMGSAALSIGFAVTIGHLMGMYYTGAGMNPARSFAPAVLFRNFVNHWVYWVGPMIGGAMGALLYDFMLFPRMRGLSERLATLKGSRPPETETQQDNRGEPIELKTQAL; the protein is encoded by the exons ATGTGGGAGTTCCGGTCCATGACATTTTGGCGGGCAGTCTTCGCAGAGTTCTTCGGAACCATGTTCTTTGTGTTTTTCGGCATGGGTGCCGCGCTGCGCTGGACAACCGGACCCAACCACATACTGCATGTGGCGCTGTGCTTCGGCTTGGCAGCTGCCACCATGATCCAGTCCATTGGTCACATTAGTGGTGGCCACATTAACCCGGCAGTCACCTTTGCCTACCTGGTGGGTTCCCAGATGTCGTTGTTCCGCGCTTTTTTCTACTGGGCTGCCCAGATCCTGGGGGCCGTGGCCGGGGCCGCTGTGCTCTATGGGGTCACCCCCAACAACATGAGGGGCAACATGGCTCTCAACACG CTGCAGCCTGGTATCAGCCTGGGCATGGGTACCACAGTGGAGGTGTTCCTGACCATGCAGCTAGTGATATGTATCTTTGCcgtgacagatgagaggaggaacGGACGCATGGGCTCTGCTGCCCTGTCCATCGGCTTCGCTGTCACCATCGGACACCTCATGGGg ATGTACTACACCGGTGCTGGAATGAACCCTGCAAGGTCTTTCGCCCCCGCTGTGCTCTTCAGGAACTTTGTAAACCACTGG gTGTACTGGGTGGGTCCCATGATAGGAGGTGCTATGGGAGCTCTTCTGTACGATTTCATGCTGTTCCCCCGTATGCGTGGTCTGTCTGAGCGCCTGGCCACACTGAAGGGCAGCCGACCCCCCGAGACGGAGACCCAGCAGGACAACCGTGGGGAGCCCATCGAGCTCAAGACACAAGCCCTATAA